The following proteins are co-located in the Rippkaea orientalis PCC 8801 genome:
- the lpdA gene encoding dihydrolipoyl dehydrogenase: protein MSEQFDYDLVIIGAGVGGHGAAIHAVQCGLKTAIIEAKDMGGTCVNRGCIPSKALLAASGRVRELRDTHHLNSLGIQVGGVNFQREAIADHATNLVNKIRGDLTNSLKRLKVDTIHGWGKILDSQKVSVLTDNGEKIITAKDIMLCPGSVPFVPRGVEIDHKTVFTSDEAVKLETLPQWIAIIGSGYIGLEFSDIYTALGCEVTMIEALDTLMPGFDPEISKLAERILLKSRDIETYSGVFATKITPGSPVTIELTDAKTKEVIDVLEVDACLVATGRIPATKNLGLENRGIETQRGFIPVNDRLEVLKDGEPVPHLWAIGDATGKMMLAHAASGQGVIAVENICGRDKTIDYRSIPAAAFTHPEISYVGLTEPQARELGEQEGFTVASVKTYFKGNSKALAEGETDGIAKVVFRQDTGELLGVHIIGIHASDLIQEAANAIAQRQSVTHLAFNVHTHPTLSEVLDEAFKRAEVAV, encoded by the coding sequence ATGAGTGAACAGTTTGATTATGATTTAGTCATTATCGGGGCAGGAGTTGGCGGCCATGGTGCAGCTATCCATGCAGTACAATGTGGACTGAAAACCGCCATTATCGAAGCCAAAGACATGGGGGGAACCTGTGTTAACCGAGGCTGTATCCCCTCTAAAGCCCTCCTCGCAGCCTCAGGACGGGTTAGAGAACTACGGGACACCCATCACCTCAACAGTCTGGGTATTCAAGTCGGTGGGGTCAATTTTCAACGGGAAGCGATCGCCGATCATGCTACTAATTTAGTTAATAAAATTCGCGGTGATCTCACCAATAGTCTAAAACGTCTCAAAGTCGATACCATCCACGGTTGGGGAAAAATTCTCGATAGCCAAAAAGTCAGTGTATTGACCGATAATGGCGAAAAAATCATCACTGCTAAGGATATCATGCTCTGTCCAGGGTCGGTTCCCTTTGTCCCCCGTGGTGTCGAAATTGACCATAAAACCGTCTTTACCAGTGATGAGGCAGTAAAATTAGAAACCCTACCCCAATGGATCGCTATTATTGGAAGTGGCTACATCGGACTTGAATTTTCGGATATTTACACCGCTTTAGGTTGTGAAGTAACCATGATCGAAGCGTTAGACACCCTAATGCCAGGGTTTGATCCCGAAATTTCCAAACTCGCCGAACGAATCTTACTGAAATCCCGCGATATTGAGACGTATTCTGGCGTTTTTGCCACAAAAATTACCCCGGGATCTCCCGTCACCATTGAATTAACCGATGCTAAAACAAAAGAGGTTATTGATGTCCTCGAAGTGGATGCCTGTTTAGTCGCAACCGGACGTATTCCAGCAACCAAGAACCTAGGGTTAGAAAACCGAGGAATTGAGACACAACGGGGCTTTATTCCCGTTAATGACCGTTTAGAAGTCCTCAAAGACGGAGAACCCGTTCCCCATCTCTGGGCGATTGGAGATGCCACGGGTAAAATGATGTTAGCCCATGCTGCATCGGGTCAGGGGGTGATTGCCGTAGAAAATATCTGTGGACGCGATAAAACCATCGATTATCGTAGTATTCCGGCTGCTGCCTTTACCCATCCCGAAATTAGTTACGTTGGGTTAACGGAACCCCAAGCAAGGGAATTAGGCGAACAAGAAGGGTTTACCGTAGCGTCGGTTAAAACCTATTTTAAGGGCAATTCTAAGGCATTAGCCGAAGGAGAAACCGATGGTATCGCTAAAGTCGTTTTTCGCCAGGATACGGGCGAATTATTAGGCGTTCATATTATTGGCATCCATGCGTCCGATTTAATTCAAGAGGCCGCTAATGCGATCGCCCAACGTCAGTCTGTTACCCATTTAGCCTTTAACGTACATACTCATCCTACCTTATCAGAAGTCCTCGATGAAGCTTTTAAACGCGCTGAAGTAGCCGTTTAA
- a CDS encoding DUF4258 domain-containing protein, which produces MIIKNIKLAVEMNQIIVSRHAKEEAEADNLRLEEILNSVSNGEIIENYDDDKPYPSCLIYGDNKKQEPIHSVWAYNEDTGYAVLITVYRPSPEKWINWRTRRKTT; this is translated from the coding sequence ATGATTATAAAAAATATAAAATTAGCGGTTGAGATGAATCAGATTATTGTTTCTCGTCATGCAAAAGAAGAAGCAGAAGCAGATAATCTAAGACTTGAAGAAATTCTCAATTCAGTAAGTAATGGAGAAATTATTGAAAATTATGATGATGATAAACCATACCCAAGTTGTTTAATTTATGGTGATAATAAAAAACAAGAACCAATTCACAGTGTTTGGGCATATAATGAAGATACAGGCTATGCTGTTCTAATAACAGTTTATCGTCCAAGTCCTGAAAAATGGATTAATTGGCGTACTAGAAGAAAAACAACCTAA
- a CDS encoding SDR family oxidoreductase translates to MSPRQVHLVKEAGGEAVFVQADVTKASDIKAMVQKTVETYGRLDYAFNNAGSGTSGKIADLSEADWDFEINANLKSVWLSMKYEIPVMQRSGGGAIVNTSSQGALLGVANYGAYGAAKAGVIALSRAAAAEYSADGIRINTVSPGAVKTDLWAQAPPEMLEQVAAGIPLQRIGVPEDIAETVVWLCSDGAAFVTGHNLVVDGGFTAVQK, encoded by the coding sequence TTGTCACCCCGTCAAGTTCATCTTGTCAAAGAAGCAGGTGGGGAAGCGGTATTTGTTCAAGCGGATGTCACGAAAGCATCTGATATTAAAGCAATGGTTCAAAAGACGGTTGAAACCTATGGTCGTCTGGACTACGCCTTTAACAACGCGGGTTCTGGGACTTCTGGTAAAATCGCTGACTTGTCAGAGGCAGATTGGGATTTTGAGATTAATGCGAATCTCAAATCAGTTTGGCTATCTATGAAGTATGAAATTCCTGTGATGCAGCGATCAGGAGGTGGCGCGATCGTGAACACATCTTCTCAAGGTGCACTCCTTGGTGTTGCAAATTATGGAGCTTATGGAGCCGCAAAAGCTGGAGTTATTGCCCTTTCTCGTGCAGCGGCGGCTGAGTATTCGGCTGACGGAATTCGGATCAATACTGTTAGCCCTGGTGCTGTGAAAACCGATTTATGGGCACAAGCACCCCCCGAAATGCTTGAGCAAGTTGCCGCAGGGATTCCATTACAACGTATTGGGGTCCCAGAGGATATCGCTGAGACAGTAGTTTGGCTTTGTTCAGATGGGGCTGCGTTTGTAACTGGACATAACTTAGTTGTTGATGGTGGATTTACAGCAGTTCAGAAGTAG
- a CDS encoding glutathione peroxidase, whose product MTTAQAPASIYDLSATSINGTPVSLSDYKDKVLLIVNTASQCGFTPQYKGLQALYDQYASQGLVVLGFPCNQFGQQEPGTADQIQSFCEVNFGVSFPLFQKIDVNGSNAHPLYQYLTKAVPGILGIEAIKWNFTKFLVDRSGKVVKRYPPTTKPEDIAKDIQALL is encoded by the coding sequence ATGACAACAGCACAAGCACCTGCCTCCATTTACGACCTTTCTGCCACCAGTATTAATGGCACTCCCGTGTCCTTAAGCGACTACAAAGATAAAGTCTTACTAATCGTCAATACCGCCAGTCAATGTGGCTTTACACCTCAATATAAGGGATTACAGGCTTTATATGACCAATATGCCAGCCAAGGGTTAGTGGTTTTAGGCTTTCCCTGTAACCAATTCGGACAACAGGAACCTGGAACCGCCGATCAAATTCAGTCGTTTTGTGAAGTAAACTTTGGGGTTTCCTTTCCCCTGTTTCAGAAAATCGATGTCAATGGCAGCAATGCCCATCCATTGTATCAATATTTAACGAAAGCTGTTCCTGGTATTTTGGGAATTGAAGCCATTAAATGGAATTTCACCAAATTTCTAGTTGATCGCAGTGGCAAAGTCGTTAAACGCTATCCTCCCACCACCAAACCTGAAGATATAGCCAAAGATATTCAAGCATTACTATAA
- a CDS encoding Uma2 family endonuclease, producing MLTTINQKSILSLKEFLALPETNPASEYCHGVVIQKPMPKGKHSRIQSRLARTIDQVAEDRKIALALTELRCNFAGRSIVPDIAVIRWENLPRDSEGEIADQFNRYPDWIIEIISPEQSVTLVMEKIIFCLKQGTELGWLIDPTTKSVTVFQTGLPKIYLAQSENAEPLEVIKGLQNWQISAQDIFTWLKV from the coding sequence ATGCTTACAACAATAAATCAAAAATCAATTCTTTCCCTTAAGGAATTTCTCGCCCTTCCAGAAACGAATCCTGCTAGTGAATATTGTCATGGAGTCGTTATCCAAAAACCCATGCCTAAAGGAAAACATAGTCGTATTCAAAGCCGTCTAGCCAGAACCATTGATCAAGTTGCAGAAGATCGAAAAATTGCCCTAGCTTTAACAGAATTGCGTTGTAATTTTGCTGGACGTTCAATTGTGCCAGATATTGCTGTCATTCGTTGGGAAAATTTGCCCAGAGATTCAGAGGGAGAAATCGCCGATCAATTTAATCGTTATCCTGATTGGATTATTGAAATCATCTCTCCTGAACAATCAGTAACATTAGTAATGGAAAAGATTATTTTTTGTTTAAAACAGGGAACAGAACTCGGTTGGCTAATTGATCCTACGACAAAATCCGTCACAGTTTTCCAAACTGGACTACCAAAAATATACCTTGCCCAATCAGAAAATGCTGAGCCTTTAGAGGTGATAAAAGGCTTACAAAATTGGCAAATTTCAGCACAAGATATTTTTACTTGGTTGAAGGTTTAA
- a CDS encoding Uma2 family endonuclease produces MNTVIITQSRSVKEQQFTLPGYYNWQQFKAIQSLIEQQSGTKISYLDGVIEFMTLGEEHETIKSMIALLLGIYFLQKEIEFIPVGSATRELEEKEVSFEPDESYYIGEKKEHPDLVIEVNITSGSVKKLEKYKRFKIQEVWLWQNNKFCIYYLQNEQYQQIFQSNLLPNLNFKLLEDCVLMPSKLEAVKIFSNGI; encoded by the coding sequence ATGAATACAGTCATCATTACTCAAAGTAGATCTGTTAAAGAGCAACAATTTACCTTACCTGGGTATTATAATTGGCAACAATTTAAAGCCATTCAATCTTTGATTGAACAACAATCAGGAACCAAAATTTCTTATTTGGATGGAGTGATTGAGTTCATGACGCTAGGAGAAGAACACGAAACCATTAAAAGTATGATTGCGCTTTTATTAGGAATCTATTTTTTACAAAAAGAAATTGAGTTTATCCCAGTGGGAAGTGCTACCCGTGAGTTAGAGGAGAAAGAAGTCTCTTTTGAACCTGATGAGTCCTATTATATTGGGGAGAAAAAAGAGCATCCTGATTTAGTGATCGAGGTTAATATTACCAGCGGGAGTGTTAAAAAACTTGAGAAATATAAGCGGTTTAAGATTCAAGAGGTTTGGCTCTGGCAAAATAATAAGTTTTGTATTTATTATTTACAAAATGAGCAATATCAACAAATTTTTCAGAGTAATTTACTGCCTAATTTGAATTTTAAATTATTAGAAGATTGTGTGTTAATGCCTTCTAAATTAGAAGCTGTCAAAATCTTTAGTAATGGAATTTAA
- the nifJ gene encoding pyruvate:ferredoxin (flavodoxin) oxidoreductase yields MNAKTYATIDGNEAVARVAYRLNEVIAIYPITPSSPMGEWADAWCSEGRTNLWGTVPSIVEMQSEGGAAGAIHGSLQTGSLTTTFTASQGLLLMIPNLYKIAGELTATVIHVAARSLAAQGLSIFGDHGDVMAARSTGFALISSASVQEAQDLAAITTAASFESRVPGMHFFDGFRTSHEVQKVELLDDSVLRSLIQDEWVIAHRDRALTPDRPVIRGTAQNPDVYFQARETVNPFYTAYPEILQKAMDKFAQLTGRQYHLFDYHGHPEAERVIILMGSGCETVHETVDYLLSQGEKVGVLKVRLYRPFEATKLIEALPKTLKKIAVLDRTKEPGSAGEPLYLDVVTAFVEAFHEMPLPKIVGGRYGLSSKEFTSAMVKGIFDNLTLDNPKNHFTIGIKDDVSHTSINYDPNFSTEPDNVVRAIFYGLGSDGTVGANKNSIKIIGEETNNYAQGYFVYDSKKSGSVTVSHLRFGPNPIQSTYLVTKANFIACHQWEFVEKFDLLESAIDGSTLLLNSPYKPEEIWHHFPRSMQEQMINKHLKVHTINAYEVAKNAGMGGRINTVMQVCFFALSGVLPRDEAIEQIKKAIRKTYGKKGEEIVQMNMKAVDASLDHLHEITIPTAVDKDASEISHPIPDRAPAFVRDVLGKMLARQGDEIPVSALPCDGTYPSGTAKWEKRNVTQEIPVWDPDVCIQCGKCVLVCPHAVIRSKVYEETALVNAPETFKTASAKDLDWKKTALKFTIQVAAEDCTGCGVCVDVCPAKNKSQPKLKAINMAPQLPIRDQERENWDYFLSIANPDRNTLKLNKISHQQMQEPLFEFSGACAGCGETPYIKLATQLFGDRMVVANATGCSSIYGGNLPTTPWSYNQEGRGPAWSNSLFEDNAEFGLGFRVSIDKQAEFAAELLKSLASEVGDSLATAILTAHQTDEADIFEQREQVAILKQRLAELSNSNLDDSIQAKVTMLKSLADYLVKKSVWIIGGDGWAYDIGYGGLDHVLASGRNVNILVMDTEVYSNTGGQASKATPRAAVAKFAAGGKASPKKDLGLMAMTYGNVYVASVAMGAKNEQTIKAFLEAEAYQGVSLIIAYSHCIAHGINMTTAMSYQKEIVDSGRWLLYRYHPDLILQGKNPLQLDMGRPKLPIEQTMYQENRFKMLARSKPDAAKKLLKEAQEDVNTRWKMYQYLAARQLETGNGNGHSKATVQSETSVSEV; encoded by the coding sequence ATGAACGCCAAAACCTACGCTACTATTGATGGAAACGAAGCCGTTGCTAGAGTTGCTTATCGCCTCAATGAAGTGATCGCCATCTATCCCATTACCCCCTCCTCACCCATGGGAGAATGGGCTGACGCTTGGTGCTCAGAAGGACGGACGAACCTGTGGGGAACAGTCCCCTCTATTGTCGAAATGCAAAGCGAGGGAGGGGCAGCAGGAGCAATACACGGATCTTTGCAAACAGGGTCGTTAACAACCACGTTTACCGCCTCTCAGGGCTTATTATTGATGATTCCCAACCTCTACAAGATAGCGGGAGAACTGACGGCAACCGTCATCCACGTTGCCGCGCGATCGCTGGCTGCCCAAGGGTTGTCTATTTTCGGGGATCACGGGGATGTCATGGCCGCCCGTAGTACCGGGTTTGCGTTGATCAGTTCTGCATCCGTGCAAGAAGCGCAGGATCTCGCAGCCATTACTACAGCCGCCAGTTTTGAGTCGAGAGTCCCTGGAATGCACTTTTTTGACGGTTTTCGGACTTCCCACGAAGTGCAGAAGGTGGAGTTATTGGACGATAGTGTGTTGCGATCGCTGATCCAAGATGAATGGGTCATTGCCCACCGAGATCGCGCTTTAACCCCTGATCGCCCCGTGATTCGAGGGACTGCTCAAAACCCCGATGTTTACTTCCAGGCTAGAGAAACAGTTAACCCATTTTATACAGCTTATCCCGAAATTCTGCAAAAAGCAATGGATAAGTTTGCTCAACTGACGGGACGGCAATATCACCTCTTTGATTATCATGGTCATCCTGAAGCAGAAAGGGTCATTATTTTGATGGGTTCCGGTTGTGAAACGGTTCATGAAACGGTAGATTATCTCTTAAGTCAAGGGGAAAAAGTTGGAGTTCTAAAAGTTCGTTTATACCGTCCTTTTGAAGCCACAAAATTAATTGAAGCTTTACCCAAAACCCTCAAAAAAATTGCTGTTTTAGATCGAACGAAAGAACCTGGATCAGCCGGAGAACCCTTATATTTAGATGTTGTTACGGCCTTTGTTGAGGCATTTCATGAAATGCCCCTCCCGAAAATTGTCGGAGGACGCTATGGGTTATCCTCTAAAGAATTTACCTCCGCAATGGTCAAAGGAATCTTTGATAACCTTACTTTAGATAATCCTAAAAATCACTTTACTATTGGTATCAAGGATGATGTTAGCCATACAAGTATTAATTACGATCCTAACTTTTCTACCGAACCTGATAACGTCGTTCGCGCTATTTTCTATGGCTTAGGATCAGATGGAACGGTGGGTGCTAACAAAAACTCTATTAAAATTATTGGGGAAGAAACTAATAATTATGCCCAAGGTTACTTTGTTTATGACTCGAAAAAATCGGGTTCTGTTACCGTTTCTCATCTTCGTTTTGGTCCTAACCCTATTCAGTCTACTTACTTAGTAACTAAAGCCAATTTTATCGCCTGTCATCAATGGGAGTTTGTCGAAAAATTCGATTTATTAGAATCTGCCATTGATGGATCAACCTTATTACTTAATAGTCCCTACAAACCCGAAGAAATTTGGCATCATTTCCCCCGTTCCATGCAGGAACAAATGATTAATAAACACCTCAAAGTTCATACCATCAACGCTTACGAAGTCGCCAAAAATGCAGGGATGGGAGGACGAATAAATACCGTCATGCAAGTGTGTTTCTTTGCGCTATCAGGGGTATTACCGAGAGATGAAGCGATAGAACAGATTAAAAAGGCTATTCGTAAGACCTACGGTAAAAAAGGCGAAGAAATCGTTCAAATGAACATGAAAGCGGTTGACGCATCCCTAGATCATCTCCATGAAATAACTATACCGACTGCGGTAGATAAAGATGCCAGCGAGATCAGTCATCCCATTCCTGACAGAGCCCCCGCATTCGTTCGGGATGTCCTAGGGAAAATGCTGGCCCGTCAGGGAGACGAGATCCCCGTTAGTGCTTTACCGTGCGATGGAACCTACCCCAGTGGGACAGCAAAATGGGAAAAACGCAACGTCACCCAAGAGATCCCCGTTTGGGACCCAGATGTCTGCATTCAATGTGGTAAATGTGTATTGGTTTGTCCTCATGCGGTCATCCGATCCAAAGTTTACGAAGAAACTGCCTTAGTTAATGCACCTGAAACCTTCAAAACCGCGTCAGCAAAGGATCTCGACTGGAAGAAAACCGCGTTAAAATTCACTATTCAAGTGGCCGCGGAAGACTGTACCGGATGCGGGGTTTGCGTCGATGTTTGTCCAGCTAAAAACAAATCTCAACCCAAACTCAAAGCTATCAATATGGCCCCGCAGTTGCCAATACGGGACCAAGAACGGGAAAATTGGGACTATTTCCTCTCTATTGCTAACCCCGATCGCAATACCCTAAAATTGAATAAAATTAGCCATCAACAGATGCAAGAACCGTTATTCGAGTTCTCAGGTGCCTGTGCAGGATGTGGCGAAACCCCCTATATTAAATTAGCGACTCAATTATTCGGCGATCGCATGGTTGTCGCTAATGCAACGGGATGTTCTTCCATCTACGGGGGAAACCTTCCTACTACTCCTTGGTCATATAACCAAGAAGGACGCGGACCCGCATGGTCAAACTCTCTGTTTGAAGATAATGCTGAATTTGGGTTAGGGTTTCGGGTTTCCATCGATAAACAAGCAGAGTTTGCAGCAGAACTGCTTAAAAGTCTTGCTAGTGAAGTCGGAGACAGTTTAGCTACTGCTATCTTAACCGCGCATCAAACCGACGAAGCAGACATCTTTGAACAACGGGAACAAGTAGCTATCCTGAAGCAACGGTTAGCAGAATTAAGCAATAGTAACCTAGACGATTCAATTCAGGCAAAAGTAACCATGTTAAAGTCGTTAGCTGACTATTTGGTTAAAAAGAGTGTCTGGATTATTGGGGGTGACGGTTGGGCTTATGATATTGGTTACGGTGGGTTGGATCACGTCTTAGCCAGTGGTCGCAACGTCAACATTTTGGTCATGGATACGGAAGTTTATTCTAACACGGGGGGACAAGCCTCCAAAGCCACTCCTCGCGCTGCTGTAGCGAAATTTGCCGCAGGGGGGAAAGCGTCACCCAAGAAAGACTTAGGGTTAATGGCTATGACCTATGGTAACGTCTATGTAGCGAGTGTGGCTATGGGTGCTAAAAATGAGCAGACTATCAAAGCATTCCTAGAAGCAGAAGCTTATCAGGGAGTATCATTAATTATCGCCTATTCTCACTGTATTGCTCATGGTATTAATATGACTACTGCCATGAGTTATCAAAAAGAAATTGTAGACAGTGGACGGTGGTTGTTGTATCGCTATCATCCCGATTTAATCCTACAAGGAAAGAACCCCTTACAGTTAGATATGGGTCGTCCTAAGCTTCCCATTGAACAGACAATGTATCAAGAAAACCGCTTCAAAATGTTAGCAAGAAGCAAACCTGATGCAGCCAAAAAACTGCTGAAAGAAGCACAAGAGGATGTTAATACCCGTTGGAAAATGTATCAATATTTAGCTGCAAGACAGTTAGAAACGGGTAACGGGAATGGACATAGTAAAGCAACTGTTCAATCTGAAACATCAGTCAGTGAAGTTTAG
- a CDS encoding DUF29 domain-containing protein, with protein MKLGHFNGINLDNLIEELEAMGKSHKRELKSRLAILLMHLLRWKYQSTKLTNSWLETIREQRLQLLLQLEDSPSLKALLEEEFEQWYQYARKEAARETKLSLDTFPESCPFTREAVLDSDFLPK; from the coding sequence CTGAAATTAGGTCATTTTAATGGGATTAATCTAGATAATTTAATTGAAGAACTTGAAGCAATGGGAAAAAGTCATAAACGGGAACTAAAAAGCCGTTTAGCTATTTTATTAATGCACCTATTGAGATGGAAATATCAATCAACTAAACTGACGAATAGTTGGTTAGAGACTATCCGAGAACAAAGACTACAATTATTATTACAGTTAGAAGATAGTCCCAGTCTAAAAGCTTTATTAGAAGAAGAGTTTGAGCAGTGGTATCAATATGCAAGAAAAGAAGCAGCAAGGGAAACAAAATTATCTCTAGATACTTTTCCTGAGTCGTGTCCTTTTACGAGAGAGGCAGTTTTAGATTCAGATTTTTTACCCAAATAG
- a CDS encoding IS4 family transposase, whose protein sequence is MDFLPFYQDYLQNALSKSKFLLLRILIWLLQVHKQVRIERLAAYLPLPILYESRRKKIQRFLVEPCLSLVLLWFPLIKLIVEREFKPGSRLTLVLDRTQWQDKNVFMISVVWRKRAFPIYWQILEKKGSSNVKEQIALIRPVLKLFADYELLILGDREFHGVELSYWLKKRNRTAKNPIYFAFRERKNVYIRRSKKNQKRFQDLTLTPGVKVFEKNIFITKQKGFGRFNVLAYQKRKYRNHQEEEPWFIITNLDNPSEVIKYYKIRGGIEAMFRDYKSGGYNLEGSKANIHRLTNLILLIAIAYTLSALKGKSIKNRGYQKYISRLTEPKRQVRRHSEFWVGLYGQSWVLAWDFCYLFVEQIMRINLHKINEYNRGLKALSAIS, encoded by the coding sequence ATGGATTTTTTGCCTTTCTATCAGGACTATTTACAAAACGCATTATCAAAAAGTAAATTTTTACTTTTACGAATATTAATATGGCTTTTACAAGTTCATAAACAAGTTAGAATAGAACGGTTAGCGGCTTATCTTCCTCTTCCTATTCTATACGAAAGTCGTAGAAAGAAGATTCAAAGATTTTTAGTCGAACCGTGCTTAAGCCTTGTCTTATTATGGTTTCCTCTGATAAAATTAATAGTAGAACGAGAATTTAAACCAGGAAGTCGTTTAACTTTAGTTTTGGATAGGACTCAGTGGCAGGATAAAAATGTGTTCATGATTAGTGTAGTTTGGAGAAAGAGAGCCTTCCCTATTTACTGGCAAATTCTAGAGAAAAAAGGAAGCAGCAACGTCAAAGAACAAATCGCTTTAATCCGACCGGTCTTGAAATTATTTGCCGACTATGAGTTATTAATTTTAGGGGATAGGGAGTTTCATGGGGTAGAATTATCTTATTGGTTAAAGAAACGAAACCGAACGGCTAAAAATCCCATCTATTTTGCTTTTCGAGAAAGGAAAAATGTCTACATTAGAAGAAGTAAGAAGAATCAAAAACGCTTTCAAGATTTAACCCTGACCCCAGGAGTCAAAGTTTTTGAAAAAAACATTTTTATCACCAAGCAAAAAGGGTTTGGTCGCTTTAATGTATTGGCTTATCAGAAGAGAAAATATAGAAACCATCAGGAAGAAGAACCTTGGTTTATTATAACCAATTTAGATAACCCATCCGAAGTCATAAAATATTATAAAATCAGAGGTGGAATTGAAGCTATGTTTCGAGATTATAAGAGTGGAGGATATAATCTCGAAGGGAGTAAAGCTAATATTCATCGACTTACTAACTTGATTTTATTAATAGCTATTGCTTATACTTTATCGGCTTTAAAAGGGAAGTCAATTAAAAATAGAGGATATCAAAAGTATATATCTAGACTAACAGAACCGAAAAGACAAGTCAGAAGACATAGTGAATTTTGGGTAGGGCTATATGGACAAAGTTGGGTCTTAGCCTGGGATTTCTGTTACTTGTTTGTTGAACAAATTATGAGAATTAACCTTCACAAAATTAATGAATATAACCGAGGTTTAAAAGCCTTATCTGCTATTAGTTAA
- a CDS encoding SDR family NAD(P)-dependent oxidoreductase has protein sequence MTGASSGIGRATAIAFGKAGASVVIVARRAEKGEESVHLVDGVTRVGKGLPERSLPT, from the coding sequence GTGACGGGAGCAAGTTCTGGTATCGGTCGTGCAACTGCGATCGCATTTGGCAAAGCTGGAGCAAGCGTTGTGATCGTGGCTCGCCGCGCAGAGAAGGGAGAAGAAAGCGTTCATCTTGTTGACGGGGTGACAAGAGTTGGGAAAGGCTTACCAGAGCGTAGTTTGCCGACTTGA
- a CDS encoding SDR family oxidoreductase, with the protein MKALVAGATGETGRRIVQELVKRQIGVRALVRDLETAKTVLPPEAELVVGDVLKLDSLKQAITDCTVLLCATGARPSLDPTGPYQVDYQGTKNLVDVAKAKDIEQFVLVSSLCVSQFFHPLNLFWLVLYWKKQAETYLQNSGLTYTIVRPGGLKNENNSNPIVMSSADTLFEGTIPRQKVAEVCVDSLSNCDYFNTILEVVTQSEAVSV; encoded by the coding sequence ATGAAAGCATTGGTAGCAGGAGCGACGGGAGAAACGGGTCGCAGAATTGTTCAAGAATTGGTTAAGCGTCAGATTGGGGTCCGCGCTTTAGTCCGAGACCTAGAAACCGCTAAGACTGTTTTACCTCCAGAAGCTGAGTTAGTGGTGGGAGATGTTCTTAAACTCGATAGTTTAAAGCAAGCCATAACCGATTGTACAGTCCTACTCTGTGCTACAGGTGCTAGACCGAGCCTCGATCCCACAGGACCCTATCAGGTAGACTATCAAGGGACAAAAAATCTGGTGGACGTGGCTAAAGCTAAAGACATTGAACAGTTTGTCTTGGTTTCTTCCCTTTGTGTCTCTCAGTTTTTTCACCCATTGAACTTATTTTGGTTGGTCTTATATTGGAAAAAACAGGCAGAAACCTATCTCCAAAATAGCGGTTTGACTTATACCATCGTCCGTCCTGGTGGTCTTAAAAACGAGAATAACTCGAATCCTATTGTGATGTCATCCGCAGATACGCTGTTTGAAGGGACAATTCCTCGGCAAAAAGTGGCTGAGGTTTGCGTAGATTCACTATCTAATTGTGATTATTTTAATACAATTCTTGAAGTGGTGACTCAATCGGAGGCTGTTTCTGTTTAA
- a CDS encoding YgiT-type zinc finger protein: MLPISQCIICSGNLKEQKLTEIVRGAGNTATLTVEALVCQKCGERYYHADVVRKLEEIKAKLERQDTDDFVLVGQSFSVN, from the coding sequence ATGCTACCTATTAGTCAATGTATTATCTGTTCAGGAAATTTAAAAGAGCAAAAACTCACCGAAATTGTACGGGGGGCAGGTAATACAGCGACTTTGACGGTTGAAGCTTTAGTTTGTCAAAAATGTGGAGAACGATATTATCATGCAGATGTTGTCAGAAAACTTGAAGAGATTAAAGCTAAATTGGAACGTCAAGACACAGATGATTTTGTGTTAGTTGGTCAATCTTTTAGCGTTAATTAG